A genomic stretch from Bacillota bacterium includes:
- the accC gene encoding acetyl-CoA carboxylase biotin carboxylase subunit produces the protein MFKKVLIANRGEIAVRVIRACKELGIHTVAVYSEADREALHTQLADEAVCIGPAQSHQSYLNIPNIISAAEVTGAEAIHPGYGFLAENPQFADICRSCHITFIGPSAEAIEAMGHKSEARRRMMEAGVPVTPGTVGSVKSEKEAQEAAERIGYPVIIKASAGGGGRGMRIAQNEKELLKFLQMARSEAKAAFGNADVYMEKYVEEPRHVEVQILADSHGNVIHLGERDCSIQRRHQKLIEESPSPSVSDEVRKEMGEVAVRAAKAVGYVNAGTIEFLVEPNGNYYFMEMNTRVQVEHPVTEMVTGVDIIKEQIRIAAGEKLAYRQEDVKQNGHAIEFRINAEDPDKNFIPQGGKVTLYNPPGGPGVRVDSHLYSGYDVPNYYDSLLAKLIVWGKNRDEAIARGRRALEECVIMGLATTIPFHLKVLENAFFREGEVYTNFISRWMLNE, from the coding sequence TTGTTTAAGAAAGTCTTAATCGCAAACAGAGGTGAGATTGCCGTACGGGTAATTAGGGCGTGCAAGGAGCTCGGGATCCATACGGTTGCCGTTTATTCGGAGGCCGACAGAGAGGCTCTGCATACCCAGCTTGCCGATGAAGCAGTATGTATTGGCCCGGCACAAAGCCATCAAAGCTATTTAAATATACCAAACATTATAAGTGCGGCTGAGGTAACCGGTGCGGAAGCGATTCACCCCGGATATGGGTTTCTGGCAGAGAATCCTCAATTTGCAGATATTTGCAGATCTTGCCATATTACTTTTATCGGACCATCAGCAGAGGCAATCGAAGCAATGGGCCATAAGTCAGAGGCCAGGCGAAGAATGATGGAGGCTGGTGTGCCGGTTACACCGGGTACAGTAGGTTCCGTAAAAAGTGAAAAAGAGGCGCAAGAAGCAGCAGAGAGAATTGGTTATCCTGTTATCATAAAAGCATCCGCCGGAGGAGGCGGAAGGGGCATGAGGATTGCACAGAATGAGAAGGAGTTACTAAAGTTCTTACAGATGGCGCGATCTGAGGCAAAAGCCGCGTTTGGAAATGCCGACGTCTATATGGAAAAATATGTTGAAGAGCCTCGTCACGTAGAAGTACAAATTCTTGCCGATTCGCACGGTAATGTTATCCACCTGGGAGAGCGTGATTGCTCGATACAGCGCAGACACCAGAAGCTAATTGAAGAATCGCCGTCTCCATCGGTCAGCGATGAGGTAAGAAAAGAGATGGGCGAGGTTGCGGTAAGGGCAGCGAAAGCGGTAGGTTATGTTAATGCCGGAACCATAGAGTTTCTGGTTGAGCCGAATGGAAACTATTACTTTATGGAGATGAATACGAGGGTTCAAGTCGAGCATCCGGTTACAGAGATGGTAACAGGGGTCGATATCATAAAGGAGCAGATAAGAATCGCTGCAGGCGAAAAACTTGCCTACCGTCAGGAGGACGTAAAGCAAAACGGCCATGCAATTGAGTTTAGAATAAACGCGGAAGATCCCGATAAGAATTTTATCCCGCAAGGTGGTAAGGTTACTCTATATAATCCACCAGGGGGACCGGGCGTAAGAGTTGATAGTCATCTTTACTCTGGATACGATGTTCCGAATTACTACGATTCGCTTCTAGCTAAGCTAATCGTATGGGGTAAAAATAGGGATGAAGCAATAGCGAGAGGTCGCAGGGCGCTCGAAGAATGCGTGATCATGGGTCTTGCGACAACAATCCCGTTCCACTTGAAGGTGTTGGAGAACGCATTCTTTAGGGAAGGGGAAGTCTACACAAATTTCATCTCAAGATGGATGTTAAACGAGTAG
- the accB gene encoding acetyl-CoA carboxylase biotin carboxyl carrier protein — protein MKAKSVKVTDTTLRDAHQSLWATRMRTDDMLKILDQIDRIGYWSLETWGGATFDATLRFLDENPWDRLRVIKKHAPRTPLQMLLRGQNLVGYRQYPDDIVRRFVRESVKNGMNIFRVFDALNDTRNLKVAIEAVKEAGGHAQGAVCYTISPVHTLEHYIETALELVDMGVDSICIKDMAALLTPYRTYKLVERLRKEIELPIDLHCHYIGGMAPMNYLKAIEAGVDIIDTATVPLAFGNSQPAIEMIAAALKDTPYDTGFDLEELFSIAKYWEDVRAKRGFQRGITSLTHMQVFSHQVPGGMLSNLYSQLEQQKALDRMNEVLEEIPRVRAEVGYPPLVTPMSQIVGTQAVLNVLTGKRWAIIPDEMKQYVKGLYGRPPGPIDKDVQAKILGDEKPITCRPADLITETFEDYAKAIGDLAKNEEDVLTYALFPNEARKYLEAHTEGAEKAVFMMSEEIRAVKEDGYMDVNQVRELIKLLEESDVSEVVVEEDGVKISVRKGFPLAVESASFTSKGGNTESAQVAPTQEKSYPAHWKEITAPMVGTFYRAPSPDADPFVKVGDEVVEGQTLCIVEAMKLMNELAAEERGIIREILVENGHPVEYGQLLFLYEPI, from the coding sequence ATGAAGGCTAAATCTGTAAAAGTTACCGATACCACGCTCAGAGATGCGCACCAGTCCTTATGGGCGACGAGGATGCGCACGGACGATATGTTAAAAATCCTAGATCAGATCGACCGTATTGGATATTGGTCGCTTGAAACCTGGGGAGGCGCAACTTTTGATGCAACTTTGCGCTTTCTTGATGAAAATCCATGGGATAGGCTTCGCGTCATAAAGAAGCATGCGCCAAGAACGCCTCTACAGATGTTATTGCGTGGGCAGAACCTAGTTGGCTATCGTCAGTACCCCGATGATATTGTAAGAAGGTTTGTGCGCGAATCCGTAAAGAATGGAATGAATATCTTCAGGGTATTTGACGCTCTAAACGATACCAGAAACTTAAAAGTGGCTATTGAAGCTGTAAAAGAGGCGGGGGGCCACGCCCAGGGTGCGGTATGCTACACAATAAGCCCGGTTCACACGCTGGAGCATTATATCGAAACTGCCCTAGAGCTGGTGGATATGGGCGTTGATTCGATATGCATAAAGGATATGGCGGCTCTCCTTACCCCCTACAGGACTTATAAATTGGTAGAGAGATTGAGAAAAGAAATAGAGCTGCCCATTGATTTACATTGTCATTATATAGGCGGCATGGCCCCGATGAACTACTTGAAGGCAATAGAAGCGGGCGTGGACATAATTGATACGGCGACTGTCCCACTTGCATTCGGCAATTCGCAACCGGCAATTGAGATGATTGCCGCTGCCTTAAAGGATACCCCATATGATACTGGCTTTGACCTAGAAGAGCTGTTTAGCATAGCAAAGTACTGGGAGGATGTTCGCGCAAAACGAGGCTTCCAGCGAGGCATAACATCGCTTACTCATATGCAGGTATTTTCGCATCAGGTTCCAGGCGGAATGCTGTCAAATCTTTATAGCCAGCTGGAGCAGCAGAAGGCTCTCGACAGGATGAACGAAGTGCTTGAGGAAATACCGAGGGTAAGGGCTGAAGTTGGATATCCGCCGCTGGTTACGCCGATGAGCCAGATCGTAGGGACGCAAGCGGTACTGAATGTGCTTACCGGCAAGAGGTGGGCGATAATCCCTGATGAGATGAAGCAGTACGTAAAAGGATTGTATGGGCGGCCACCAGGTCCAATCGACAAAGACGTACAGGCGAAGATTCTGGGTGACGAGAAGCCAATCACCTGCAGGCCGGCCGATTTAATAACCGAAACTTTTGAAGATTATGCAAAGGCAATAGGAGACCTGGCAAAAAACGAGGAAGATGTGCTAACGTATGCATTGTTCCCAAATGAAGCACGAAAGTACCTCGAGGCGCACACTGAAGGCGCCGAAAAAGCGGTCTTTATGATGAGTGAAGAGATCAGGGCCGTCAAGGAGGACGGATATATGGATGTAAATCAAGTTCGAGAGCTAATAAAACTTCTTGAGGAAAGTGATGTTTCGGAAGTTGTTGTAGAAGAAGATGGCGTAAAGATATCTGTAAGAAAGGGATTTCCTCTTGCGGTAGAATCTGCATCATTTACCTCTAAGGGCGGTAACACAGAATCAGCTCAAGTCGCTCCGACTCAAGAAAAGAGTTATCCGGCACATTGGAAAGAGATCACCGCACCAATGGTTGGAACTTTTTATAGAGCGCCGTCCCCGGATGCCGATCCATTTGTTAAGGTTGGAGACGAGGTTGTAGAAGGACAGACGCTCTGCATCGTTGAGGCAATGAAATTAATGAACGAGTTGGCGGCAGAAGAAAGAGGCATAATAAGAGAGATTCTTGTAGAAAATGGGCATCCGGTTGAGTACGGGCAGTTACTGTTTCTTTATGAACCAATCTAA